The Equus quagga isolate Etosha38 chromosome 2, UCLA_HA_Equagga_1.0, whole genome shotgun sequence genome has a window encoding:
- the LOC124235935 gene encoding olfactory receptor 11G2-like: MGLFTAHRPMKIPNNSSTITGFILLGFPCPREGQILLFVLFSIVYLLTLMGNGSIICAVRWDQRLHTPMYILLANFSFLEICYVTSTVPNMLANFLSDTKVISFSGCFLQFYFFFSLGSTECFFLTIMAFDRYLAICRPLHYPTWMTGRLCTNLVVSCWALGFLWFLIPIIIVSQMSFCGSRIINHFLCDPGPLLALACKKAPVVELVFSTLNAVPVIILFLLIMGSYALVLRAVLKVPSSAGRRKAFSTCGSHLAVVSLFYGSVLVMYGSSVTEQEAGTQKIVTLFYSVVTPLMNPVIYSLRNKDMKKALQTFLRI; the protein is encoded by the coding sequence ATGGGTCTTTTCACAGCTCACAGACCCATGAAAATCCCCAACAACTCCAGCACTATCACTGGCTTCATCCTCCTGGGCTTCCCTTGCCCAAGGGAGGGGCagatcctcctctttgtgctctTCTCTATTGTCTACCTCCTGACCCTCATGGGCAATGGTTCCATCATCTGTGCTGTGCGTTGGGATCAGAgactccacacccccatgtacatCCTGCTCGCCAACTTCTCCTTCCTGGAGATCTGCTATGTCACCTCCACTGTCCCCAACATGTTGGCCAACTTCCTCTCTGACACCAAGGTCATCTCCTTCTCTGGATGCTTTCTCcagttctactttttcttctccttgggtTCTACAGAGTGCTTTTTCTTGACTATTATGGCATTTGATCGATATCTCGCCATCTGCCGGCCTCTACATTACCCTACTTGGATGACAGGACGTCTCTGCACTAATCTTGTGGTCAGCTGCTGGGCACTTGGTTTCCTCTGGTTCTTGATTCCCATCATCATCGTCTCCCAGATGTCTTTCTGTGGATCCAGGATTATCAACCACTTCCTGTGTGACCCAGGTCCTCTTCTAGCACTCGCTTGCAAAAAAGCTCCTGTGGTAGAGCTTGTCTTCTCCACTTTGAATGCTGTGCCCGtcatcattctctttctcctcatcaTGGGGTCCTATGCTCTGGTCCTAAGAGCTGTATTGAAAGTCCCTTCATCAGCGGGGAGAAGAAAGGCTTTCTCCACCTGTGGGTCTCATCTGGCTGTGGTTTCACTGTTCTATGGCTCAGTGCTGGTCATGTATGGGAGCTCAGTAACTGAGCAAGAAGCTGGAACACAGAAGATTGTGactcttttttattctgttgtgACACCACTCATGAACCCTGTGATATATAGTCTTCGGAACAAAGATATGAAAAAGGCCCTGCAGACATTTCTGAGAATATAA